acaaattttttattaataagttgTGCAACTCTTTTATTCAGAACAGATTGTGAATTAAAGAGGTGATGAAATAAGAGGCCACAGGCATAGAAATGAATAGCGGTGTAACTTTTCAGAAAACGAATTTCATGCTTACCATGATTATTGTGTAAAAAATCGTCACTCAAACACAAGTCAGACATATCAAGTAGCAATGGTTCATCTACCTCCTGCAATTTTACGAGACAAGGTGAGATAGGTACAAAATATCGACCATCACTAGTTTTGGCAGCATAGGAGggaatgaaaaacaaaatacctTGAACACAGCAGCAGCACAAGGACCACGAACGGTAGACAAGTGCATAAATTCAGCAAAAGTTTTCCAAGTTAGGTGATTTAAAACCCGCAACATCTGGTCATAACTACCCACTGCTAGAAATTGGCCACAAGGAGACCATGAAACACTTTTTACACCCAGTCCACTTTCGTATGCTTGATACTTAAATAGGCATCTCCCATCTGGAGAGTAAATTAGAACCTGTatcaaacaaaaccaaccaTAAGCTATTGACATTTCAGCAAGAATAGTTGCAAATGAAAACAATAGGACagccaaaataaacaaacatcATAATGCATTAATTAGCCATAAAATAGAGATAATTGAGTATTGGTAGCATAGATGCACTACCAGGCACCTATGGGACAAGTTTTATTAGCTAAATAGTTGCAAAAAGATGTTCAAAGTTTTAACAATTTAGTAGCCTGGCATTtgtatttaaaatgaataactACGTCCAACCAATATCAATCAGTATATTCAAACTTTAGTTACAGAACCCATAGAATATAAAGTGCGAAAAAAGTGGTCgctatacattaaaaaaaaaaagcaattaaaAAGACAGCAGATTACCTTATATCAATCAATATCAATCATTACCTTATATTCAAGAGGCGAATCCCAGATAACTACAGCGCTATCATCTGGTGACCATTCAATATCAGCCAAGTCCAATGTGTCAACAGCAAAAACACCCATTATCTCCCATGAATTACAAGACAGCAGATTCACATAGTCCTTGCAATCACGCCGTGTGCAAATTGCCGCAAATTTACCATCTTGGGTGAAAGAAACACCCTTGGAAGCATGCTTTGGCCATTGCACATGCACACATGCTGTGTTCACAAGTGACCAAACTGTTAACCGCAATTGAAAATCTGAAGTTGTAAGTATGTGCCGGCTATCTGGGCTCCACCTAGCATAAGCAATACCAGCAGGGCCGTCATCTATCTTGCATGTCCATTCAGGTTGGGTCAATGACCATGCCTGTATCATTGGTCTTTTATAGAGACCACAAAGAATGTATTCAGAATCAAGAGCCCATTCAATATAGCTTATCTTGTCCAAGCATGAAAACAACTGCACAACCTGCATTTGAAATTATAAGATAGATTCATCTCCTAGAtacaattcaaatttcatttagaTGCTCGATCAACAAGTCAGGGGAATTCTCGATTGCAATGAACAAGTTCGTAGAAAGCAAAGATTCAGGAACAGTTCTGAGCATTTACTATTAACATTCATAATCACTCTCAGGGGGTTTATTTTACTACCACTACAGATTTGTTACACAATGAATTGACTTGTCACTCAGAGTGATGAAagacttttttttcccttaatcaTTACCATTCTCTGCAATGCCTATGACAAAACTATGTGTGCTCCAAAAAACGCATGTGATGATTTGACAATCCAATTAGTTAGTTCCAAAAGAGAACCTTTTGTCATGTGCAAATAAGGGACAGAAACTAGACTGAATTCCTTAATGTGTACAAATGAGATACTGAATCAAAGTAGTCTGCTCTTGGTAAGTCTGATGACCTTGGAACTAACAAACCTTGACCAAGATcactaaaataaatcaattttaattcacGATTTTATATAATGGTGGTAGTTCTTAAAACCATTGCAACCGTGATCCTCAGAGATTAAAAGGGCTCTCTAAGTCAGGGCATCAACAGAAGTACGCTTTAAAGATTAATTACTTTTGTCTCGAGTAGCTCGCCACGTGCAAATTTCAATTCTTCAGAAAACTCCCGTTGCACCTTTTGTTCACTTATGCagagttataaacttataagaCCATCCCATCGTATTAtagaatttgaagttttggaaaTACAGAGCTAAGAAGTTCACATCCGATGTCACCTCCTAAACCAAGACATCGCTTCTAATGATGTAAGATTGCATACTTAGACCCAAATCAGGTTTTAACTCGCTGCGTAATGTCAATGCAATTCCTAAAGGGTCATGCAAGTTCAGACTTCATGCATTAAAAACTTCATCTGTTCACACGCACAAACTCCATCctcttactctctctctctttttatagAAGGTAAAAATAGTATCTGGCTAAGCCAAGCGGGGCTCTGAGCTTAAATTAAGCTGTCAAATACCATATTATCCGAGATCCGCAgatcaaaaaatgaatttatcaTCTAAATTTTCACCTACATTGTCCCAGAAACCAAACAGAAAATCGATTTTCATTCGTCTTGAAGGGA
This genomic interval from Juglans microcarpa x Juglans regia isolate MS1-56 chromosome 4D, Jm3101_v1.0, whole genome shotgun sequence contains the following:
- the LOC121260964 gene encoding WD repeat-containing protein WRAP73 isoform X1, producing MEFTEAYKQTGPCCFSPNARFIAVAVDYRLVIRDTLSFKVVQLFSCLDKISYIEWALDSEYILCGLYKRPMIQAWSLTQPEWTCKIDDGPAGIAYARWSPDSRHILTTSDFQLRLTVWSLVNTACVHVQWPKHASKGVSFTQDGKFAAICTRRDCKDYVNLLSCNSWEIMGVFAVDTLDLADIEWSPDDSAVVIWDSPLEYKVLIYSPDGRCLFKYQAYESGLGVKSVSWSPCGQFLAVGSYDQMLRVLNHLTWKTFAEFMHLSTVRGPCAAAVFKEVDEPLLLDMSDLCLSDDFLHNNHDNASEGHFRVRYEVMELPITLPFQKPPADKPNPKQGIGLMSWSSDSQYICTRNDSMPTALWIWDIRHLELAAILVQKDPIRAAAWDPTCTRLVLCTGSPHLYMWTPSGAYCVNVPLQQYTIADLKWNSDGSCLLLKDKESFCCAAVPALPESSDEYGSDE
- the LOC121260964 gene encoding WD repeat-containing protein WRAP73 isoform X2; its protein translation is MIQAWSLTQPEWTCKIDDGPAGIAYARWSPDSRHILTTSDFQLRLTVWSLVNTACVHVQWPKHASKGVSFTQDGKFAAICTRRDCKDYVNLLSCNSWEIMGVFAVDTLDLADIEWSPDDSAVVIWDSPLEYKVLIYSPDGRCLFKYQAYESGLGVKSVSWSPCGQFLAVGSYDQMLRVLNHLTWKTFAEFMHLSTVRGPCAAAVFKEVDEPLLLDMSDLCLSDDFLHNNHDNASEGHFRVRYEVMELPITLPFQKPPADKPNPKQGIGLMSWSSDSQYICTRNDSMPTALWIWDIRHLELAAILVQKDPIRAAAWDPTCTRLVLCTGSPHLYMWTPSGAYCVNVPLQQYTIADLKWNSDGSCLLLKDKESFCCAAVPALPESSDEYGSDE